The Candidatus Eisenbacteria bacterium genomic sequence CGGTGCGCGTCGCCGTGGGCGCCGCGTTCGACCTCACGGCCGAGCGCCGGCAGACCGATCACCGGCAGGTGAACCCGCGCGTGATGGAGCAGGCGTTCGAGATCACGCTCACGAACCAGAAGCGCGAAGCCGTGGACGTCACCGTGGTCGAGCACGCCTGGGGCGCGTGGGAAGTGGTCGAGTCGTCGCACAAGTGGCGGAAGAAGGACGCGAACACGCTCGAGTTCGGGGTCCGCGTCCCCGCCGGGCGCTCCACGACGGTCACGTACCGGCTCCGGATCACGCTGCCCGGGGAGCGCGGGGGGTGAGCGAAGCTCCGGAGCGCACGACCGTTCGTCGCGCGCTCCTCACGAGGGACGACGCGCCCGCCTCGTTCCGTCTGCACTCGCCCTACGAGCCCCGAGGAGACCAGCCGCGCGCCATCGCGGAGCTCTCCGAGGGGCTCGCGCGCGGCGACAAGAACCAGGTCCTCCTCGGGGTCACCGGCTCGGGCAAGACCTTCACGATGGCCAACGTCATCGCGGCGCACGGCAAGCCGACCCTCGTCATCTCCCACAACAAGACCCTCGCCGCGCAGCTCTACGGCGAGTTCAAGTCGTTCTTCCCGGAGAACGCGGTCGGATACTTCGTCTCGTACTACGACTACTATCAGCCCGAGGCGTACGTCCCGCAGACGAACACGTACATCGAGAAGGACGCCTCGATCAACGACGACATCGACCGGTTGCGGCTGGCGGCGACGAGCGCCTTGCTGGAGCGGCGCGACGTGATCATCGTCGCCAGCGTGTCCTGCATCTACGGACTGGGCTCGCCCGAGGACTTCCGGCGCGAGATGTTGCTCCTGCAAGTGGGGGAGCGGACCACGCGCGAGGAGATCCTGACGCAGCTCGTGCACGACCAGTACTCGCGCGGGGATCTCGAGCTGAAGCGAGGGACGTTCCGGGCGCGCGGGGACGTGATCGAGGTCCATCCCGCCTACGAGGAGACGGCGCTCCGAATCGAGCTCTTCGGGGACGTCGTGGACCGGATCGCGGTGATCGATCCCCTGACCGGGAAGACGCTGAAGCCCCTGCAGACGGCGGCCATCTATCCAGCGAAGCACTTCATCACGCACCCGGCCCGGCTGAAGGAGGGGCTTCTTGCGATCAAGGAGGAGCTGGCGGAGCGGCTCGAGGTGCTCGAGCGCGCGGGGAAACTCCTCGAGGCGCAGCGGCTCAAGATGCGGACCGAGTACGACATGGAGATGCTGCGCGAGGTCGGCTCCTGCCCGGGGATCGAGAACTACTCGCGGCCCCTGTCCGGAAGGAAGCCGGGCGAGCGGCCGACGTGCTTGATCGACTACTTCCCGGACGACTTCCTCCTGATCGTGGACGAGTCCCACGTCACCGTGCCCCAGATCGGAGGCATGTACGAGGGAGATCGCTCCCGGAAGCTCGTCCTCGTGGAGCACGGGTTCCGGCTTCCGTCGGCGCTCGACAACCGGCCGCTCCGGTACGACGAGTTCGACGCGCTGGTCGGGCAGACGGTCTACGTGTCGGCCACGCCGGCGGACTACGAGCTGAAGAAGGCGGGCGGCGTGATCGTGGAGCAGATCATCCGGCCCACGGGCCTCGTGGACCCCAAGCTGACGCTGCGGCAGACGAGGGGGCAGATCGACCACCTCCTCGAGGAGATCCGGAAGCGCGTCGAGGTGGGCGAGCGCGTGCTCGTGACGACGCTGACGAAGCGCATGGCCGAGGACCTGACCGAGTACCTCTTCCAGGCCGGCGTGCGCGTGCGGTACATCCACTCCGACATCGACACGATCGAGCGGATGGAGATCCTGCGCGCGCTGCGCTTGCAGAAGGTGGACGTCCTGGTCGGGATCAACCTGCTGCGCGAGGGGCTCGACCTGCCGGAGGTCTCGCTGGTCGCGATCCTGGACGCGGACAAGGAGGGGTTCCTGAGGTCCGAGACGTCTCTGATCCAGACCGCGGGCCGCGCCGCGCGGCACATCCGGGGCGAGGTGATCTTCTACGCCGACCACATGACCCGCTCCATGCGCCGCGCCATCGAGGAGATGAACCGCCGCCGGGACGCCCAGCTTGCCTATAATGCGGAGCACGGGATCACCCCCCAGACGATCGTGAAGTCCGTGGAGGAGATCATGCGCTCGACCTCCGTCGCGGACGCCGCGACCGCGCTCGCGGCCGAGGAGATTCTGCCGAGTGCCGCGGTGGAGATGGACCGCGAGTCCCTGATGGATCTCCTCGAGCGCGAGATGCTCGCCGCGGCCTCGCGCGAGGAGTTCGAGCTGGCGGCCGTGTTCCGTGACCGCCTGGACGAGCTTCGACTCTCACCCGGAAAGGAGACCGCGCATGCGCCTCGAGGGGATCGCCCTCCCGCTGGTCCGTCTCGCGCTGACCGAGGACCTCGGCGGCGGGGACGTCACGACCGACGCGGTCGTTGACGAGAACGCGGCCGGCCGCGCGAGGATCGAGGCGAAGCAGGAAGGAGTCCTCGCGGGCTCGGAGGTCGCCGCGCTCGCGTTTCGCGAGCTGGACCCCGACGTGCGCGTCGAGTGGCACTGTCCCGAGGGCGGCGCGCTCACGAGGGGAGTGCGGGTCGCGACGATCGTCGGGAAGGCCCGCGCGATCCTGAGCGCGGAGCGGGTGGCGCTGAATTTCCTGCAGCGCCTCTCGGGTGTCGCCACGATGGCCCGCGCGTTCGTGAAGGCCGTGGAAGGGACGGGCGTGGGCATTCTCGATACCAGGAAGACCACCCCCGGGCTGCGCTTCCTGGAGAAGCACGCCGTGCTCGCGGGCGGCGCGGGGAATCATCGCTTCGGTCTGTTCGACGGGATCCTGATCAAGGAGAACCACATCCTCGCCGCGGGCGGCATGAAGCAGGCCATGGAGCGCGTGAAGGGCGTGAGCGAGGGGATCCCGGTGATCATCGAGGCGAAGACGCTCGAGGAAGCGCTGGATGCGGCCGATCTCGCGCCCACGCGGGTGCTGCTCGACAACTTCACCCCCGGCGCCATCGCGAACGTGGTGAAGCGGCTTCGCGGCACGGGGGTGGAGATCGAGATCTCCGGCGGCATCCGGCTCGCGAACGTGCGGGACTTCGCGATCCCCGGCGTGAAGTACGTCTCGATCGGCGCGCTCACCCATTCCGCGCCCGCGCTCGATCTGTCGCTCGAGCTGGAGCGGGTGGGAACCGCCGAGGCCGTCGCGGTCAGCTCCAGGGTGGCGATGGGCACGATGGGGGACGCGAAGGGCGCGGCCCGGTCCGGGGCCGCCCCGGCAGGCAGGCCCGCGAAGAAGGGAACGGCCGGCTCGTGACCACACGCTTCCTGGACGTGCCGCTGGAACGTCACCCATCGCTCGCCTCGACCAACGACGAGGCGCTGCGCCGGGCCGAGGAGGGCGCTCCGTCCGGCCTCGTCGTGTTCGCCGAAACGCAGACCGCGGGTCGAGGGCGGCAGGGCCGCTCTTGGAACGACGTCGCCGGCGCGTCCCTCGCGTTCTCCGTGGTGCTCCGCCCGACCATCCCGCTCCCGCAGTATCCGCTGCTCGCGATCGCCATGGCGTGCGCGGTGGCCGAGGCCTGCGAGGAGCTGTCGGGTACGGCGTTCGCCGTGAAGTGGCCGAACGACGTGCTCCTGGAGGGCCGGAAGGTCTGCGGCGTGCTGGCGGAATCGCGAGTCCCCAGCGCGGTCCGCGTGCCCGGTGGCGCCGGGCTGGCGCTCGTGGTGGGCGCGGGCGTGAACGTGAACCACCATGAGGACGATTTTTCGGCCGAGCTGCGCGCGAGGGCCGCATCGCTTCGCATGGCCGCGGGCGGGAGGACCTTCAATGTGGTCCACGTCCTGGACGCGATCCTGGCTCGCTTCGAGCGGTACGTGGCGCTCGCCTCGGCGGCGGACGCCGCGCCTCTCTGGAATGCCGTCCTGCGGCGGCTCCCCGCGCCGGGGACCCGTGCCTCCATCCGGAGCGGTGACCGCTTGTTCCAGGGGGTGATCCAGGGGTTCACGGAAACGGGAGCCATCCGGCTCCTCGAGGACGGTCGAGCGGAAGCGGTCACGTTGTCGGCAGGTGAGATGGAGCTGGCGGGCGAGACGGCATGAAGTGCCCTTCGTGCGGGCATCTCGAGGACAAGGTGATCGACTCCCGCTCCGCGAAGGAGGGGCAGGCGATCCGCCGCCGCCGCGAGTGCCTGGCCTGCAAGCGCCGCTTCACCACGTACGAAACCGTCGAGACGACGCCGCTCCTGGTGATCAAGAAGGACGGCCGCCGGGAGCCCTTCAGCCGCGAGAAGATCCTGAACGGCCTCCTGCGCGCCTGTGAGAAACGCCCGATCCCCGCGGAGCGGGTTCATGCCATCGTGGACACGCTGGAGGCGGATCTGCTTCGCCAGGGTGTCGACGAGGTGAAGTCGAGCGAGATCGGGGAGCGGGTCATGGAGGAGCTCCACAAGCTCGACGAGGTCGCGTACGTGCGCTTCGCGTCGGTGTACCGCCATTTCAAGGATCTGAACCAGTTCCTGGAAGAGCTGCGGTCGCTGCTCAAGTGAGCCGCTCCAGAGGTACACACGCCGGCGCCCCCACTCGGGAACGCCAACCATGATTCCCACCCTCGCCGTGGCCGGGGAACCCGACTCCGAAGGAGCGATGTCCTTCCTGGACCACCTGGAGGAGCTTCGCAAGGCGCTCTTCCGCGTGGGTCTCGTCGCGCTCGTCCTGATCGCGGCCTCGTGGGCGTTCTCGGCTCAGCTCCTCGAGGCGTTGATCGTGCTGCTCGCACCGGGCCAGAAGGTGCTCGCGCTCGCGCCCGCGGAGGCCTTCTCGGCCCGCATGAACGTCGCCCTGTGGACCGGCGGCCTCCTGGCCGTGCCGTA encodes the following:
- a CDS encoding biotin--[acetyl-CoA-carboxylase] ligase produces the protein MTTRFLDVPLERHPSLASTNDEALRRAEEGAPSGLVVFAETQTAGRGRQGRSWNDVAGASLAFSVVLRPTIPLPQYPLLAIAMACAVAEACEELSGTAFAVKWPNDVLLEGRKVCGVLAESRVPSAVRVPGGAGLALVVGAGVNVNHHEDDFSAELRARAASLRMAAGGRTFNVVHVLDAILARFERYVALASAADAAPLWNAVLRRLPAPGTRASIRSGDRLFQGVIQGFTETGAIRLLEDGRAEAVTLSAGEMELAGETA
- the nrdR gene encoding transcriptional regulator NrdR; its protein translation is MKCPSCGHLEDKVIDSRSAKEGQAIRRRRECLACKRRFTTYETVETTPLLVIKKDGRREPFSREKILNGLLRACEKRPIPAERVHAIVDTLEADLLRQGVDEVKSSEIGERVMEELHKLDEVAYVRFASVYRHFKDLNQFLEELRSLLK
- a CDS encoding DUF4139 domain-containing protein, coding for PLPGGVIRVYQRDQDGSLRLTGEDRVRHTPANDTVRVAVGAAFDLTAERRQTDHRQVNPRVMEQAFEITLTNQKREAVDVTVVEHAWGAWEVVESSHKWRKKDANTLEFGVRVPAGRSTTVTYRLRITLPGERGG
- the nadC gene encoding carboxylating nicotinate-nucleotide diphosphorylase encodes the protein MRLEGIALPLVRLALTEDLGGGDVTTDAVVDENAAGRARIEAKQEGVLAGSEVAALAFRELDPDVRVEWHCPEGGALTRGVRVATIVGKARAILSAERVALNFLQRLSGVATMARAFVKAVEGTGVGILDTRKTTPGLRFLEKHAVLAGGAGNHRFGLFDGILIKENHILAAGGMKQAMERVKGVSEGIPVIIEAKTLEEALDAADLAPTRVLLDNFTPGAIANVVKRLRGTGVEIEISGGIRLANVRDFAIPGVKYVSIGALTHSAPALDLSLELERVGTAEAVAVSSRVAMGTMGDAKGAARSGAAPAGRPAKKGTAGS
- the uvrB gene encoding excinuclease ABC subunit UvrB, which translates into the protein MHSPYEPRGDQPRAIAELSEGLARGDKNQVLLGVTGSGKTFTMANVIAAHGKPTLVISHNKTLAAQLYGEFKSFFPENAVGYFVSYYDYYQPEAYVPQTNTYIEKDASINDDIDRLRLAATSALLERRDVIIVASVSCIYGLGSPEDFRREMLLLQVGERTTREEILTQLVHDQYSRGDLELKRGTFRARGDVIEVHPAYEETALRIELFGDVVDRIAVIDPLTGKTLKPLQTAAIYPAKHFITHPARLKEGLLAIKEELAERLEVLERAGKLLEAQRLKMRTEYDMEMLREVGSCPGIENYSRPLSGRKPGERPTCLIDYFPDDFLLIVDESHVTVPQIGGMYEGDRSRKLVLVEHGFRLPSALDNRPLRYDEFDALVGQTVYVSATPADYELKKAGGVIVEQIIRPTGLVDPKLTLRQTRGQIDHLLEEIRKRVEVGERVLVTTLTKRMAEDLTEYLFQAGVRVRYIHSDIDTIERMEILRALRLQKVDVLVGINLLREGLDLPEVSLVAILDADKEGFLRSETSLIQTAGRAARHIRGEVIFYADHMTRSMRRAIEEMNRRRDAQLAYNAEHGITPQTIVKSVEEIMRSTSVADAATALAAEEILPSAAVEMDRESLMDLLEREMLAAASREEFELAAVFRDRLDELRLSPGKETAHAPRGDRPPAGPSRADRGPRRRGRHDRRGR